TGGATGAACTTGAGAAGGATAATGGACATAAATGAGCTTTacaatattttgttctttaattgttgtatttttatctccaaggcttcgttctatcattataaatttattcttaagccttgtttcattgtgagagaacttgtaactaagagtgttaactcttagcttctctctttcatttgtatcgctcttattttcctagcttgttgtgctaaAGAACTTGCtctttgaagcaaggggttgaaatacctagctaggtgctagaggggttgcttgtataagcaagaggtttgtaattttctagtcttgggtaagtaggaggttttagtggattgtttgcaaaattcttagtgaggagctaaggtaatggattaggcttggCTTAAGCagaactactataaatcctttgtgttctcttatgtttgtgttctttgtttatttatcttttcaagcatctctatattcctcacttgatttatatatttaacctttcattgaaaaagatttcatatttttcaattttgtattcTCCATTGTCAAGACGAGATTATCTTTATATGGTTAATACCTTTTCGTgccatttcaagattttgaggTTTAACGAAGTCGTGGTCTTCATAGACATCTCCTtcttatcaaaagaatttttaaggaaaaagaatttttatataccaattcaccctcctcttAGTGTGTGTCATAGCATTTCAAATCTAGCAAAGTCTGCTAGAAAAACGATTGATAGATTCATAGAATCGATTGACAGATTagtgtacaaatttgaaaaGTTGTCGACATGGAGAGCAAAAACGATCGACATGCTGAAAAATAATCCACAAATTTTTATGCAGTGGTTGTCAATCGCACTTGGTTGAGAGCCATTTTTTGATCAATCAACAGTCTATGAAAGCCAAttaacaacaaaaagaaaaatagttgacCATTACTTAGAACCAGTCAATAGTTTGTCATttgcttttaaaaatatttgcttcatttttcaatCATTTCGAAACCAATTTTGATGgaagaaaattatttgaatcttaTGACATCAACTTGATTTCACAAGTTCCCTTAGTAGATATTTGGCAAAGGattcaaaatattgaaattgatttttgatttgaACTTAAACAACTTATACATTGATACAAGGCAAAAACACGTAATAAAGATAGAAATATCTCTCATTATAAAagaatattgtttttcatcattaaaaccaaagcaaagagaaaaacaacattctccccccttttaataatgacaaaactcacttaaaatcaatttcaatataatCTCCCCTTTttctcataaatcaaaaaggttttttttttaaaaaaaaaaatttaacaaaactcaaaactcccCCTTAAGACAAACTCCCCTATAAACTAACATAACTGAAGACAACAAACAAATGATCATTAGTCACGATAATAAAGAGGCAATAGGAGGTAGAGATGAAGTAACCAAATGAGCAACCAATAAGCCAAATAGAACCCATAGATCAtaatatttgtttatcattCAAAGGAACCATTTACAATACAAAAGTGCAATATTTTCATTCAAAGGATCAAGACAAGCACTTGCCATACAAAAGAGGTTTACAATTATGATTCATACTAATGAACAAAACTTAAGAACAAAACATACATTATCTTTCATTCACCATTCAAACTCAAACCATATAAATAACCAAAACACGAGCAAATCGTTCATaaagatcaaaatatacaacaaaTGTCTGAACATATAAAAGAGATGTTAAGACTCTAGAGGCGGCAGAGGAGATGAAAATGATGCAGGCGATAGCAAATGGGAGAGAAGAACCTTGAGACGCTACATGATCTCATCCCGACGACGATGAATTACGCTCATCTCATCTTGAAGATTAAAGACTTCAACCTTCAGGTTAGCTATCCCATGAACAATGACATCATCAGGTGGATGAGAAGATTCACCCACGTGGTGGGATAAAGAGGCCAGTAACAGTGATGAAGGAGGTATCGAGGCAGTGGGCTCACCAAAAGTAGGAGGAGGAGGGTGGTGATCATTCTCATCCTCCAACAAGTgaatttcctttctttcttggATTTAGCCCAATTGCCCTCTCAATCTTTCTTGTATCCCATTCGAACTAGAGAGGCTTGACTAAGAAATTGGGAGGAATGTATAAAGTCATGCCTAACATTGCCTAGATTATCAACCTTAGAGTCTAGAATTGTGCTTAAGACCATACCATAAGGAAGGCAACAAGTTTTGGTTTGGAAACCACTTATCATTTGATTAATGATGATAGCACATAGGTCAACTCATTAACGGGTAATAATGTAGTACATAAGCCACAAATTGTAACAACTTGAATTTTCAAGTCAAGAGCAAGGTGGCTATGTGTTGTATATTCAATGGTTGTTTAAGGGGGAAATAGAAGAATTAGGTAGTGTTTAAAGGAATTTCATGTGGGCTGGTTAGCTCGTAAGGGGCGATAACTTACCTATGGTATACCAGGTATCTACGAAGTTAAGTAGTTATTAGGATGGACtaattattagaaattttggGAATAAAGATGATTCATTTATGGGTTGTGGTCTCAAGAAATTTAAGGGTAAGTATCTAAGCTAAGATAGGAGGAATATTAATTATCTTGTCTAGAGTTTTATGGAATTCATTGTGTTCATATTTTGGAAGAGTGCATGTATTCAGATAGCATGAAGGATATTCGGATACATCAAGCCATGAATTCAAATAGCATGAGGCCTTATTTGGATATATGAAGCTTTATTCGGATATGTGGGGTTTTATTCGGATATGGAGAGCAAGGAAAAAGAGCGAAATCTAGATGTGGGAGGTTTTATTTGGATGCATAAGAGGAACATATCTGAATACCCAAAGGCAtattcggatatcactcacaagaGAAGAAATCTAGCATTTGGATAGCCAGAATAATCTGGATATTAGCGATGCATCCAGTCTTCCTGTATTCCTTCCTCTCGCCTCTCTAATTTCAACTTTCTTGTGGTTAAGTAAAGCATTAATGAGGTGCCAAGAGATAAGAAAAATCATAGATACATGGCTTTAAGTGGGACTGGGTTAGTATAACTAATGATTACATGAATTAATTAGAAGAAATGGCGAGGATGTAGTTGTGAGGGCCTGCTAATTATAAATTGAAGCAGGAGACTCAGCCAAGGAAGGGAATTGAAGAAGCAGCCTTGGTAGTGGCTGGAAGTTAGAGGGAAGACCAGAGGAgatttgaggaagaagaagacgcagCCAACAGTGAGAAATagggagaagaaaaggaagaaagttGTTACAAGCAAAGCTTTAAGGAAAactcctttcctttctttacatttaagaaatgcattttNNNNNNNNNNNNNNNNNNNNNNNNNNNNNNNNNNNNNNNNNNNNNNNNNNNNNNNNNNNNNNNNNNNNNNNNNNNNNNNNNNNNNNNNNNNNNNNNNNNNCCGTTCAGATATCGCCAACCATATCACCAATTCGAGCTCTtcttgttgctgctgctgctgcaaacGATGTGACAGAAGAGCCCAAATGAATTCGAATTGTTATTCCACGTGGGTTGAATTGACTGACTTAGCAACGTACGTCCATTTATCATACATACCCGCCTTGCAGAGCATCATCATAACCATAACCAAAACCAGCTAAGTTTGTTGGTGCTGCGGCCACCGGGGGACCACTACTTTTGACTATCTAGCGGCTGGCGCCATGTGCCTTCCCTCTTCATTATTGCCCTCTCTACAATCATCCCCCAAAGTGCCACGCCACCATAATAGCAGGGCGGAGGGCACAGAATAACCCACCAAAAACCATGGAAAAATGCTATAGAATCGAAACCAGTGCCATACCTCAGTTTTTGGGGCTTAAGGCGAGATGTGAAGATAGGCCCCAATTGTATAgtatgtttaaattaaataaatatttatattatattaaagaataaaattaaaaaaaaattaaattatcaattaaaaactaccataaacgaaataaaatgaaagagcAACTAATCACTGAAAGTTGAAGCAGATCTAGATAGAGCATCTGAGAAGCAgatttgaaagatttaatctGATGATCCAATCGACAATCGAGAGACAGCGAGCTATTAGTGACAGCGAGCGACAGAGCAAGAGGCAATGAGCCACCAACCACAACCCACAAGGGCGAGCAACGAAAAGCGATGGCGAGCCAACGACCAAGCAGAGCAGCGAAAGGCGATGCTTGCTGGGCGAGCGACAAAGAGCGAGTGCTCGAGCAATAGTCACTGGGCACGAGGGCGAGGCAAGTCAATGAGGACGAGCGACCGCCGACCGAGCAACAAGAGGCGAGAAAGCGAGGGCAAGGAGCaacaagaggagagagagacagCGAGTGACCGACGACGAAGCGAGAGAGATAGGGCTAGGGCAACGAGTGAAAGAGAGGAAGGGAGAAGGGTCGCGAACTTTGTAGACAGAAAGAGAGTGGGTCGGTAGAAAATGTATGGGCCCCTAAATTGTGAAATTTTCATAGCTcctaaattatgaaatttgcaTGGGCCACTTTCAATTTATGAGCCCCTAAATTGTGAAATTTCAATAGACCATAAGGTAGTCGTCTCATAGATCTCATATAAGGTCCGGCCCTATTGAAGCatgttgatattttatataataataataataataataataatgtacaataaacaaaagaaagtgAAGAAAACCTTTTGtgcattatattatattatataaaacgCCCAATCAATGCCCTTCAACAAGATACCATGCACCCAAAACTACTTACTATCCATTGAGACAAGGACAGTCCGAAGGAAGGCCACCCCAACCAACAACCTTAACCGCGTAACAGTACAAATTTATGTCCATAAATTAGTGATCATAAACCTGTAATATACtttagcaaatatatatatatatattattattccaACAAACCGCACGTGGAGATGTTTCTCTTTTTGTTCTACCAgtcttttttttgtcaaaagatTTTCTTGGAATagaaaaagttataataaaaatgGCAAGCGAAAAAAACAAGAGCTTTCCCCTTCTCCCCAAACATGCCGCTTGCTTTCTACTTAATTGCACCCGCGTGGGGAGAACCCGACCCTGGATCCGGCCAAATCATACACCACCCGTATCCCCTGTTGCTGGATGTTCCCGATGATGGACAACCCGCTCATGGTCCCCGCAAAGGCAAAGCAAAACGTGCCCTTGCTGTCCACTGGAATCAGATAATTCGATGCCGGCAACGCCAGGTTTGCTCCCACGAAGTGCAGCGACACCGTCGGAACCTTCACCACCGTCTTCCCCGAGAGATCGAAGCACGTGTCGAACAGTGAGAAGTCGGGCGCCCGCTTCAAACGGGTCGTCCCGGCCCTGAACGCATCGCGCAGGGCTACGTAGGCCGGTTGGGTTAGACGGGTCACTGACGTGCCCGAGTCGATGATCACCCCGCCGTTCCCCGCGTTGTCCAGCTTGAACAGCGAAGCCGTGATGCCACGGACTCGAATACCTCCGACACTGATTCCGGTGAGTCCGACGTAGTAGAAAGTGTCGAGCTTTTGATTTGTAACTAGCGGTGTGAACACGGCGGTTCGGGAAACGGCCGACTGGCCGAAGATGATCGACGACGGCCTGGAGGAAGCCAAACGGTCACCCAGGCAGTACGAGAATTTCCGGCCGAACCGGCGACCGGTCTGGACCGGAAATGAAAGCCTCCCCCTGCCAAGACCGAGCAGCCCGGCGGCGCCGACGAACAACCCTTCGTTGTCGTGACCGCATCCGAGCGCGACGTTTTTCACTCTGCTTGTGCGGAACGTCAAGGTTTCGGTGGCGAACTCGCCGACGGTGAAGGATCCGTCGCCGTAGGAGACTTGGTAGAGGCAGACCCGGCGGCGGCTGCAGCCCCGGGAGTCGAGGCGGCGGCAGAGAGGCGAGCCGCAGGGGACGGCGGAGAAAGAGGCTGATTTGGTGGGATCGAAGATGGGGCCCGTCTGGGGGTAGCATTTCTTGCAGGGGCGGCACTGCATCCAAACGACGTCGCTGCCCGTGTCGAGCACCATGTAAAAAAACTTGGGAGGCGTGCCAACGCCGATGCGAGTGAAGTACTCGCCGCTGCCTTGGCCGAGCCCCGAGATGACGGAGCTGCTGAAGCCGCTAGTGCGGTTTCTTCTGACGGCGGCCATCAAGGAGTTTGCTCTGGCGGCGTCGTTTTGGAGTCTGAGGCCGAAAAGGCTCTCGGGAGTGGCGTTGAAGGAGGAGAGAGAGTCCCGGTGGTGAAGCTGCAGGGAGAGAGTCGCGGTTCCACTTCCGGAGTCGAGTTCCGATTCGGAGTCTGTGGTGGTCCATGAAAGGGGGTGTCGTTGGGGTAGGGGAAGAGATCCCAACACCAGGGTTTCGTATTCCAGAGAAACGGCCAAACCCGAATCTGCAGAGAAACAAAggatgaggaggaagaagaagggtaGAAGAAGGTGCCCGGTTTTGGctttcattttggtttttggGAAAGACGGAGAGGAATAGAGCTTCGCTTCAGCCTTGAAGTTCAGTCCAGTAGAGTTCAGGCGAGAAGGCTATGCTCTGAATAAACATccaatttattaaagaaaagagtacgatgatgatgatgatgatgatgatctcgACCTGCACTGTAGCCAATTATTTTTGCTTTTTCTATTACATTTATTTATGCTTATACACATATGCGCTTCGATCCGATTCTCCACTAACTTAACAACAGCCAGCCACTCTCCTCTGAGATCTAGAGCCTTTGTTTTTCGATTTATCTGTTGTTGCTTTTCATTAAATTGTACCAACATTTGTTATTGCATTTTCGATTTGATAATCCAGTTGAGTTCAATTCTTTTAACTTTGATCATTACGTTACGAAATTAGTAACAATATCAACCAATCACTCTAACGTGctaatttacaaaattattatacatatttaataaatttatacagTAAATACTTATATAACATGgtgagttataaaaaaaaaaaaaaagaaagaaaaattaggaaaagtAACTTGCTACCAACCGGGTTTGACTATGAGAAACAGCTTTTGgctaaagaaaatgaattatgCAAACGAAGCCCAATTCAATTGGATCTGTATGGCAAGCGCTTTCCGTACGTACCCTTTGTTGGCTTTTGAAGGTACACCTATGGACTGTACTGgcctaaagtttttttttttttttttttttttttgagtacgtgataaaataaaaaaaaaaaagggtctaTTCCTTCGACtatgatattaattaattaatgggtaATAAATCCGCTTTTGCGGCATTAGGCGGTGGGGGATGGGGCCACCACGATGCGGTGCGGTGCGGCTCTCAATTTATTGCGGATTAGTTAGGGGCAGATACTCTTCCATCTTCCCCTTTCATTTAAGGCCCTGCCAAATTTAGTAAGACAGGTGGGGGCTAGAAATAGAAAATCCAAGggttcataataaaataaagttccaaaataaagaagataatataaaatttattattttaaaaaataaaacttaaataaacatagtataattttattttattttatttgaatagaaaataaaaaagaataaagtaattaaaaaagaaaataaagttataattatatctttttacttttaaaattgaataattcacaAACCACCTATGGTTTGTTTAAATTGCACCAATTACTTATGTGTTAGACATCGATCACTCTTGAGGTTAATTACTGCATAATACATACCCTCTTCCCATTAATTAATgatagttaattttataaaatactcCTGGCTCTCTCCACTTGCTTCTAAAATCACATAAtaactaaagaaaataaaaataaattatgaaatacCATCAGTGCCAATTATCGAGAAatagtgagagaaagagagaaatagattGCATCTAGGTTTTATTCAAACCcacaataaaaagaaagaagaaagagagagagaaaggaaaaaagaaagatataaAAAAAGACAAACGATTAGAATTCATCATCTCCAACATAGCTAGCTAGTTCAAAAATCTTTAGCGACCATATTGCGAAGACCCAATCACCATAGGTGGAACTTCCCaaatcaaagagaaagaaagaaacaaaaacccCATCGCCATCATCAATCAGGGTTTCTTATGAAATCAACCACGATTGATGGCAATGGTAACAATGGTTCCCATAAAAACCTACCTCGATCGATGGTGATAATGATGGGGCTTTCCTTTttacaagagagagaaagagattgtcATTGATGGCCaacaagaaaaaaggaaaagataaaagaataaagagggaaaggaaagagaaaaatatagtcGTTACACTTCTTTGTCATTGAAATCGAAATGTAAGAGATTAGACAAAAAAGGatataaaaagagagagatagagtaaaaagaaaagagagaaaaatagtttaaatataaGACCAAGATGGTCAATTTACTTGGTCTATTAACCTCAAAGCAAGTCAATGTCATTTTCGAAAACACAAGTGATTTTCCAATTTCAATAAATCTTAAAGGTGGTTTGTAAAATTTacctttcaaaataaatggataaatACAAGTATTGTTGTCGAGATATAACAATGAATTTGTAATGTAACGCCCCAACAAATTTTAAGAAGTGAATAAGTGGGGAAATGGATTTATAATAATTCGTAATTTGAGCAATTAAGGCCATTATCTATGATTATTTGAGGATTGGTGGGTTTAAGGAATTTTAAGAGGTGTTATGACTAACAAAATATTAGAGTGgtgtggaaaagaatcaaaaaatagttaaaaggGAGAAATGCCACGGGGCAGTCCTAGGATCCGCCACGTGGCAAGCCAACAATGGGTGACCAAATGGACTCACCTAGGGAGGGGGCCGCCACCCCCGAGTAGGGGTCACTCAGGAGGTGCACAAGGCTACATCCCCGAGTGCCACTTGGTAGCCCAAGGTGCCCCCCCCTCCTCGATCGCAAAGCCGCACGCATGCAGCAGCTTGGCAGGGGGCACCCCTCACGCAAAGCCTCACCCCCCCTCCCCAagtggggtcactcgggggtaagGCATCCCTAAGTGACTGCCACCCAAGGTGTCGTGCATTAGCACCTGCAGCCCCGCGCACACATCCGCATGCACCTGTTCGCCTGCGACCCTACTCTCACACACATGTCCGCCCGCACTCGCTTTCGCCTGCATCAGCACACACCTCCGAGTGAGGTTCACCCTAAGTACCACAATCACGTCCAAATGCCTATATGTTCGCACTCCCATGCCACCATCTCTTAGAGAATAGGTTAAAAACTACCCTCGTAAGACTCAGTCAAAGCCCCTTCCAGATTCTTGCCCAGTGGATCGGGCCACTCGACACATGGTTACCCCTTCCAtcgctataaatagagggtatTTTCCCCTCATTCGGCATGCAATCTCTTACTCCCGTACTTACTTTTTGCCTTCAAGCATTTCATTTCTGTAAGagtttgacttaagcattggagggtccGCACGGGGATTCACACCTGcacctgtaacaccccaattcccggAAGGggcgttacgtaacgtaagattccagggatatatttttttccaaatgaacaacagaaactcaacataAGCCGTTCCCCGaaaatcccgttacaccttctcagtatatcaactatgaaccatcaataaactaagacaggttcaccaacacaaatgcggaagctagatcgaaccttaacaggtcataaccgaaaccactttatttataatataaagttgcaccaacgtttacatgacattctcaaaataaacaacataactgaaaGGACATAATATAAACTATCAGCTAGTCGCcatcactcctcggcaattccctttcctttcgcaccgctgccttcacctggaacgtttgaatattccagggatatagtccaaattagatgctgaatcatctaagtgagagttcaaaatcacattttttatgaatgaatgcaagacatgaaataaaccaatacacccggtaagccctgacccaagagaatccccaacgcttaaccctaccacgggaaaagagcaatctctctaaaagctatgccaccatactgactcgacgacacgacgcgattctagcttaaatgaggctgccaacgcatctcaccagaatacgttcacACCTTAAGCATcaaggaaccaccatacaatcccaactccaaaatttcacatgaaccacctagtcatcctagtgcaacttccctgaccaaaaggcctggcacgaaaatcaaggcggctatcccgacatgctcaccagcatcagatacccctattattccgtcacgcccttggagaattacggctacactatctagacaacatcctagactgacatcccacatgaacaacacagtatggaccacctagtcatcctagtgcaacttccttggTCAAACGACCCGGCacagaaaccaaggcggctatcctgacatgcacaccagcatcaaatacccctattattccgtcacgcccttggagaattatggctacactatccagacaacatcttaggctgataTTCCACACGTACACAtaaaacgcaagacaatgccacatttcacaattcaatgcatcatataaacaacatttataaaatgcaatgcataagttcaaaacgtttagggacgaacctccctcataaaaaccaaccgtcacaggttaccatttcaatgcacaaaaccattttgcatgaaatcacacacatgttcagatagaacaagcacaataaatcaagttttgggggcgaacactcaccttgaacgaaactcagaacacctcgaatcttgtgcccaacctcaattttcgtgcaactcctcaagtctttt
This window of the Diospyros lotus cultivar Yz01 chromosome 5, ASM1463336v1, whole genome shotgun sequence genome carries:
- the LOC127802780 gene encoding aspartyl protease family protein 2-like: MKAKTGHLLLPFFFLLILCFSADSGLAVSLEYETLVLGSLPLPQRHPLSWTTTDSESELDSGSGTATLSLQLHHRDSLSSFNATPESLFGLRLQNDAARANSLMAAVRRNRTSGFSSSVISGLGQGSGEYFTRIGVGTPPKFFYMVLDTGSDVVWMQCRPCKKCYPQTGPIFDPTKSASFSAVPCGSPLCRRLDSRGCSRRRVCLYQVSYGDGSFTVGEFATETLTFRTSRVKNVALGCGHDNEGLFVGAAGLLGLGRGRLSFPVQTGRRFGRKFSYCLGDRLASSRPSSIIFGQSAVSRTAVFTPLVTNQKLDTFYYVGLTGISVGGIRVRGITASLFKLDNAGNGGVIIDSGTSVTRLTQPAYVALRDAFRAGTTRLKRAPDFSLFDTCFDLSGKTVVKVPTVSLHFVGANLALPASNYLIPVDSKGTFCFAFAGTMSGLSIIGNIQQQGIRVVYDLAGSRVGFSPRGCN